One genomic segment of Helianthus annuus cultivar XRQ/B chromosome 14, HanXRQr2.0-SUNRISE, whole genome shotgun sequence includes these proteins:
- the LOC110907265 gene encoding uncharacterized protein LOC110907265, with product MEGVKSFLKAAEANRVNKGSRMIYCPCQVCNNFMSFNDITDIEFHLVKNGFMPKYTCWSMHGKSLLDHSTSSINSHINDNRENNDTDLDADNDHSNSNEPDSNLNEMLHDMETNISDDEQENLQHLIEEAEKPLYVGCKKFNKLDVVLKLFNVKSKSGWSDKSFTNLLVLLHDMLPEGNEKEFEDLHECLICHASRYKRKKESDEDAYDNDVTKNGPPAKMLWYLPIIPGLKRLFSNEKEAKLLRWHSDERVTDGKQRHVADSPQWMNIDDMYPEFGKEIRNIRFGLSSDGINPFGNRSSCHSTWPVLLCIYNLPPWLCMKRKYIMMSLLIQGPTQPGNDIDVYLSPLIDDLKTLWSSGVDVYDAYMKERFQLRAMIFCTISDFPAYGNLSGYSTKGKKACPVCEEETSSIWLKNCKKTVYMGHRRFLPAGHIFRKKTTEFNGSTELGSVRKRFDAFSRVEKLTTVLGKRTRVNKRAIDKKAGKRAIIRKADKKAIDTKAIWKKKVNFLGFALLEAFRCLLLDIHGKTKDGLNVRRDMEKMGIRKELAPVERDNRLYLPPACYTMSKAEKEKFRKCLHDIKVPSTYSANIKRLVSMKDRKLLGMKSHDCHVLMTHMIPIVIRGLLPDNIRHTITKLCLFFNNINSKVIDSETLDEWQKDIIVTLCELEMYFPPSFFDIMVHLICHIVQEIKACGPVFLRYMYPFERYMGFLKGYVRNTNRPEGSIVKGYTCEEVTEFCQGYLEGAESVGVPKSRHSGRLDGKGVVGMKTYKPNHDNLQLAHLVVLKHMTCLSPYVDEHLNTLRSTYPGKEQMWYVTKHNKEFSRWMKSKVMGADIDKTVKRLAQGPNFIVKSYQGYDINGYTFYTKDQDLKSTMQNSGVTIIASATEFDRVDHNIMRQIANNSYYGVIQEIWELDYYDFIIPVFKCKWVNNRTSVRVDKYGFTLVDLTSNGYASEPFVLARHVTQVFYVNDPSKPTHHIVLQGKRRILGVDNVVDEEEYDHFDDLPPFSVGIEPGNYDNINGTPYLRTDHTDGIYVD from the exons ATGGAGGGTGTTAAAAGTTTTCTTAAGGCTGCCGAAGCTAATCGGGTGAATAAAGGAAGCAGGATGATTTATTGTCCTTGTCAAGTTTGTAATAATTTTATGAGCTTTAATGATATCACAGACATAGAGTTTCATTTGGTGAAAAATGGTTTTATGCCTAAATACACTTGTTGGTCAATGCATGGAAAGTCACTACTTGATCATAGCACGTCGTCGATCAACTCACACATTAATGATAACAGAGAGAACAACGATACAGACCTAGATGCCGATAATGACCATTCAAATTCAAATGAACCCGATAGCAATTTAAATGAAATGTTACATGATATGGAGACTAATATTAGTGATGATGAGCAAGAAAATTTACAACACCTAATTGAAGAAGCAGAAAAACCATTATATGTCGGTTGTAAAAAATTTAATAAGCTTGATGTTGTGTTGAAGTTGTTTAACGTAAAGTCGAAAAGCGGATGGAGTGATAAAAGTTTCACAAATCTATTAGTGCTTTTGCATGACATGCTTCCGGAAGGCAATGA AAAGGAGTTTGAGGATCTACATGAATGTCTTATATGCCATGCATCAAGGTATAAACGTAAAAAAGAATCAGATGAAGATGCATATGACAATGATGTGACAAAAAATGGACCACCGGCTAAAATGTTGTGGTATCTCCCCATTATACCGGGACTCAAAAGATTATTTTCAAACGAAAAAGAAGCAAAATTATTACGTTGGCATTCAGATGAGCGTGTAACTGATGGTAAACAAAGACATGTGGCAGATTCCCCACAGTGGATGAACATTGATGACATGTATCCAGAATTTGGAAAAGAGATTAGAAATATACGGTTTGGGCTTAGTTCAGACGGGATCAATCCTTTTGGGAACAGGAGCAGTTGCCATAGTACGTGGCCGGTTCTTTTATGCATCTACAATCTTCCACCGTGGTTATGCATGAAACGAAAGTACATTATGATGTCATTGTTAATTCAGGGTCCAACACAGCCCGGCAATGATATTGATGTGTATTTGTCTCCTTTGATTGACGACTTGAAAACTCTATGGAGTTCAGGTGTCGATGTGTATGATGCTTATATGAAAGAACGCTTTCAGTTACGGGCCATGATTTTTTGCACTATAAGTGATTTTCCAGCATACGGTAATTTGTCAGGATACAGTACAAAGGGTAAGAAAGCTTGCCCTGTTTGTGAAGAGGAGACAAGTTCAATATGGTTAAAAAATTGCAAAAAAACGGTATACATGGGACATCGAAGATTCCTTCCAGCTGGTCACATTTTCCGGAAAAAAACGACTGAGTTTAATGGAAGCACCGAGCTCGGATCGGTGAGGAAACGATTTGATGCATTTTCACGAGTCGAAAAATTAACTACTGTGTTGGGAAAAAGAACTCGTGTTAACAAAAGAGCCATTGATAAAAAAGCCGGTAAAAGAGCCATTATCAGAAAAGCCGATAAAAAAGCAATTGATACAAAAGCGATCTGGAAAAAAAAAGTCAATTTTTTGGGTTTTGCCTTACTGGAAGCATTTAGAT GCTTATTGTTAGACATTCATGGAAAAACTAAAGATGGGCTTAATGTTCGCAGAGACATGGAGAAAATGGGAATACGTAAGGAGCTTGCCCCCGTTGAAAGAGACAACCGTTTATATCTGCCACCTGCTTGTTATACTATGTCAAAggcagaaaaagaaaaatttcgTAAATGTTTACATGATATCAAGGTTCCATCAACTTACTCGGCAAACATTAAAAGGTTGGTGTCGATGAAAGACCGTAAATTGCTTGGAATGAAGTCTCATGATTGTCATGTTTTGATGACACATATGATTCCCATCGTTATTCGTGGACTGTTACCAGATAACATCCGACATACAATCACaaagctttgtttgttttttaacaacATCAACTCAAAGGTTATTGATTCGGAAACTTTGGATGAATGGCAAAAGGACATTATCGTTACCCTTTGTGAACTAGAGATGTACTTTCCACCGTCATTTTTTGATATAATGGTTCACCTAATATGTCATATCGTACAAGAGATTAAGGCTTGTGGTCCTGTATTCCTACGGTACATGTACCCTTTTGAAAGATATATGGGTTTCTTAAAAGGTTATGTAAGAAACACAAATCGACCTGAGGGTAGTATTGTCAAAGGATATACTTGTGAAGAGGTGACTGAGTTCTGCCAAG GTTATTTGGAAGGTGCCGAAAGTGTTGGTGTCCCTAAAAGTCGTCATTCGGGTCGACTTGATGGTAAAGGAGTAGTTGGTATGAAAACATACAAGCCAAATCATGATAATTTACAACTAGCACATTTAGTGGTCCTAAAACACATGACGTGTCTTTCTCCATATGTTGATGAACACTTGAACACATTACGGTCTACATACCCGGGTAAGGAACAAATGTGGTATGTAACGAAGCATAACAAAGAGTTTTCGAGGTGGATGAAAAGTAAGGTAATGGGAGCTGATATTGACAAAACGGTGAAAAGGTTAGCACAGGGCCCAAACTTTATAGTTAAATCTTACCAAGGGTATGACATTAACGGTTATACATTCTACACCAAAGATCAAGATCTAAAAAGTACAATGCAGAATAGTGGAGTTACAATAATAGCATCAGCCACCGAATTCGATAGAGTGGATCATAATATAATGAGACAAATCGCCAACAATTCTTATTACGGTGTTATACAAGAAATTTGGGAATTGGACTACTATGATTTCATTATTCCTGTGTTCAAATGTAAGTGGGTGAATAACCGTACAAGTGTTAGAGTTGATAAATATGGTTTTACACTTGTTGACCTTACAAGTAATGGCTATGCATCTGAGCCATTCGTTCTTGCTAGACATGTTACACAAGTGTTCTATGTCAATGACCCGAGCAAACCAACACACCACATCGTATTACAAGGTAAACGGCGGATTCTTGGGGTTGATAACGTCGTTGACGAGGAAGAATATGACCATTTTGATGATCTACCACCATTTTCTGTCGGTATCGAACCGGGTAACTACGATAACATTAATGGCACCCCATACTTACGAACTGACCACACCGATGGGATATATGTTGATTAA